From a single Candidatus Microthrix subdominans genomic region:
- a CDS encoding glycoside hydrolase family 3 protein — protein MSIRCRRLPIRFPRHERWAPGTLTESGEAAEGHGAQLRAHAVNVNFAPMLDLTGPREPLGDRTWSSDPATVTATAERLPRGCAPPGYPTFKHFPGHGHSDVDADYEPATTPDLATIEAADLLPSATSPSRWRVAQLIMTGHLDVPGLTTEGRPFSLDPGAMAYLRNNVGFDGVAVTDELAEMGSITQRGIGVDEAIELSLVAGNDMALFFGGPGDL, from the coding sequence GTGTCGATCCGCTGCCGCAGGTTGCCGATCCGCTTCCCCCGGCACGAGAGATGGGCACCTGGAACCCTGACCGAATCCGGAGAGGCAGCCGAAGGGCATGGGGCCCAGCTACGGGCCCACGCCGTCAACGTCAACTTTGCGCCGATGCTCGACCTCACCGGTCCCCGAGAGCCGCTGGGCGACCGCACATGGTCGTCCGATCCAGCCACGGTCACGGCAACGGCGGAGCGTTTGCCGAGGGGATGTGCGCCTCCGGGGTACCCCACGTTCAAACACTTCCCGGGGCATGGCCACTCCGACGTGGATGCCGACTACGAACCCGCGACCACGCCCGACTTGGCTACCATCGAAGCGGCCGATCTGCTGCCCTCCGCAACCTCGCCAAGTCGATGGAGGGTCGCTCAGCTCATCATGACCGGCCACCTGGACGTGCCGGGCCTCACCACCGAGGGCCGCCCGTTCTCGCTCGATCCGGGGGCAATGGCCTATCTGCGCAACAACGTCGGGTTCGACGGCGTGGCGGTCACCGACGAACTGGCCGAGATGGGGTCGATCACCCAGCGGGGCATTGGTGTGGACGAGGCGATCGAGCTGTCGCTCGTGGCCGGCAACGACATGGCGCTGTTCTTCGGCGGGCCCGGCGACCTTTGA